The Vibrio navarrensis genome has a segment encoding these proteins:
- the yfbR gene encoding 5'-deoxynucleotidase: MKESHFFAHLARMKLIQRWPLMRSVSTENVSEHSLQVAFVAHALALIKNKKFAGNVNPERIALMAMYHDTSEVLTGDLPTPVKYYNPDIAKEYKKIEAAAEKKLLSMLPEEFQDDFRPFLLSEEAPQDEANIVKQADSICAYLKCLEELSAGNHEFALAKKRLDITLAERDTPEMVYFLQTFAPSFELSLDEIS; this comes from the coding sequence ATGAAAGAAAGCCATTTTTTTGCCCATCTCGCCAGAATGAAGCTAATCCAACGCTGGCCGCTCATGCGCTCTGTCTCCACCGAAAACGTCTCGGAACACAGCCTGCAAGTGGCGTTTGTCGCCCACGCCTTGGCACTGATTAAAAACAAAAAATTCGCTGGCAATGTCAACCCAGAACGGATCGCGTTGATGGCGATGTACCATGACACCAGCGAAGTATTGACTGGGGATTTGCCAACGCCAGTGAAGTACTACAATCCTGACATTGCCAAAGAGTATAAAAAGATCGAAGCAGCGGCGGAAAAAAAGCTCCTGTCGATGCTGCCTGAAGAGTTTCAGGACGATTTTCGTCCTTTCCTACTCTCAGAAGAAGCACCGCAAGACGAAGCCAACATCGTAAAGCAAGCCGACTCGATCTGCGCCTACCTAAAATGTTTAGAAGAGCTCAGTGCTGGCAATCACGAATTTGCCTTGGCTAAGAAACGACTAGACATCACTTTGGCCGAGCGTGACACGCCGGAAATGGTCTATTTCCTGCAGACCTTTGCCCCCAGTTTCGAGTTATCGCTCGACGAAATCAGTTAA
- a CDS encoding pyridoxal phosphate-dependent aminotransferase has protein sequence MQNIGMSSKLDNVCYDIRGPVLKHAKRMEEEGHKILKLNIGNPAPFGFDAPDEILVDVIRNLPTSQGYCDSKGIYSARKAVVQHYQRKGIRSLDVEDVYVGNGVSELIVMAMQALLNNGDEMLVPAPDYPLWTAAVSLSGGKAVHYLCDEESDWYPDLEDMKKKITPKTRGIVLINPNNPTGAVYSRDFLLQMIEIARQHKLMIFADEIYDKVLYDGAVHTSVATLTDDVLVMTFNGLSKAYRVCGFRGGWMFLTGPKHLAQGYINGLDMLASMRLCANVPMQHAIQTALGGYQSINELILPGGRLLEQRDRAWELINQIPGVSCVKPKGAMYLFPKIDVKKYNITDDQKMVFDFLVQEKVLLVQGTGFNWPKPDHFRIVTLPHIEDLETAIGRFERFLHTYRQ, from the coding sequence ATGCAAAATATCGGGATGTCGTCAAAACTTGATAATGTCTGCTATGACATCAGGGGTCCGGTACTCAAACATGCTAAACGCATGGAAGAAGAAGGGCATAAAATCCTTAAACTCAATATCGGAAACCCCGCCCCGTTTGGCTTTGACGCCCCTGATGAAATTCTGGTCGATGTGATTCGTAATCTGCCAACCTCTCAGGGCTACTGCGATTCCAAAGGTATCTACTCCGCACGCAAAGCAGTTGTACAGCATTATCAACGCAAGGGAATTCGTTCGCTCGATGTCGAAGATGTCTACGTGGGTAACGGTGTGTCTGAACTGATTGTGATGGCGATGCAAGCACTGCTGAACAACGGTGATGAAATGTTAGTGCCAGCACCGGACTACCCACTGTGGACGGCGGCTGTATCGCTTTCTGGCGGCAAAGCGGTGCACTATTTATGTGACGAAGAGTCGGATTGGTATCCTGATCTCGAAGACATGAAAAAGAAAATCACGCCTAAGACGCGCGGCATCGTGCTAATCAACCCCAATAATCCGACAGGCGCCGTCTACAGTCGGGATTTTCTACTGCAAATGATCGAAATTGCTCGCCAGCACAAACTGATGATTTTTGCCGATGAAATCTATGACAAAGTGCTGTACGACGGTGCCGTGCACACCTCGGTTGCGACACTGACTGACGATGTGCTGGTGATGACGTTTAACGGTCTGTCGAAAGCTTATCGTGTGTGCGGTTTCCGTGGCGGTTGGATGTTCCTCACCGGACCAAAGCACTTGGCTCAGGGTTACATCAATGGGTTGGACATGCTGGCGTCGATGCGCTTATGTGCCAACGTACCCATGCAGCACGCCATCCAGACTGCGCTCGGGGGGTATCAGAGCATTAATGAGCTCATTTTGCCGGGCGGACGTTTGCTGGAACAGCGTGATCGCGCGTGGGAACTGATCAATCAAATTCCCGGTGTGTCGTGCGTTAAACCAAAAGGCGCGATGTACCTCTTCCCGAAAATCGACGTGAAAAAGTACAACATTACCGACGATCAGAAGATGGTATTCGACTTCCTAGTACAAGAAAAAGTGCTGTTAGTGCAAGGAACAGGCTTTAACTGGCCAAAACCTGACCACTTTCGTATCGTGACTCTGCCACACATTGAAGATCTCGAAACCGCGATCGGCCGTTTCGAACGTTTCTTACACACTTATCGACAGTAG
- a CDS encoding isochorismate synthase, translating into MFEVDLSYFHQAIGQLIERVKNAGEDESRLIEPIDTALKFTLIDWLEAQPIFPKFYWHSRDGREQVVALGQLHTFTEPAPAYAILAPGQRVWGGRSFDGLSEKNRRCMSSFFFLPQIELLQQDGKLSLAVNLGAERSRLLASLRKLVCDISLLAPLAAHICHIDHLPSQDQWQSLVDKVLHGIEQNAFKKVVLARKTSVQLDTPLCASQLLKASAQHNHHSFHFMLSLDRKHSFIGSTPERLYLRHDRELHTEALAGTIGRGVNATHDLELANWLAQDAKNLNENQYVVDDIVERLTPHAETVQVEADPRLVRLRKVQHLKRDIHARLKEGVNGVQLLSALQPTAAVAGLPRQASMQFILDNEPFSRGWYAGSVGYLSHDKAEFCVAIRSALIVDDELQLFAGAGIVPGSIAEHEWAELDKKMSTLLSLIAEYPPLGVAS; encoded by the coding sequence ATGTTCGAGGTAGATTTGTCGTATTTTCATCAAGCCATTGGCCAACTGATTGAACGAGTCAAAAATGCTGGAGAGGACGAGAGCCGTCTGATTGAGCCCATCGACACCGCGCTGAAATTCACCTTAATTGATTGGCTTGAAGCGCAGCCTATTTTCCCTAAATTCTATTGGCATTCTCGTGATGGCCGCGAACAGGTGGTGGCGCTTGGCCAACTGCATACGTTTACCGAGCCAGCACCTGCTTACGCAATTTTGGCCCCTGGGCAGCGGGTTTGGGGAGGGCGTTCATTTGATGGACTGAGTGAGAAAAATCGTCGCTGCATGTCCTCATTTTTCTTTTTGCCACAGATCGAACTACTTCAACAAGATGGCAAGCTTTCCCTTGCGGTCAATTTGGGCGCTGAGCGTTCCCGCTTACTGGCAAGTTTACGCAAGCTGGTGTGCGACATTTCGCTACTGGCGCCGCTGGCTGCGCACATTTGCCACATCGATCATTTGCCAAGTCAGGATCAGTGGCAGAGTTTGGTAGATAAGGTGCTGCATGGCATTGAGCAAAATGCTTTTAAGAAAGTGGTGCTGGCGCGTAAAACCAGCGTGCAGCTTGATACGCCACTGTGCGCCTCGCAGCTGCTTAAAGCCAGTGCTCAGCACAATCACCACAGTTTTCATTTCATGTTAAGCCTAGATAGAAAACACAGTTTCATCGGCTCAACGCCAGAGCGGCTCTATCTCAGACACGATAGAGAACTGCATACCGAAGCGTTAGCTGGGACGATTGGCCGCGGCGTTAATGCCACGCACGATCTCGAACTAGCCAATTGGCTGGCGCAAGATGCTAAAAACCTCAACGAAAACCAATATGTGGTGGATGATATAGTCGAGCGTTTGACACCACATGCCGAGACGGTGCAAGTGGAAGCGGATCCGCGTTTGGTTCGTTTGCGCAAAGTGCAGCATTTAAAGCGTGATATTCACGCGCGTCTCAAAGAGGGGGTCAATGGCGTACAGCTTCTCTCGGCGCTGCAACCGACGGCGGCGGTGGCTGGATTGCCTCGTCAGGCATCGATGCAGTTTATTCTCGACAATGAACCATTTTCTCGCGGCTGGTATGCCGGTTCGGTCGGCTATTTGAGCCACGATAAAGCGGAGTTCTGTGTCGCTATTCGTAGTGCATTGATTGTCGATGACGAGTTACAACTGTTTGCGGGCGCAGGTATTGTCCCCGGTTCGATTGCTGAGCACGAATGGGCCGAGTTGGACAAGAAAATGTCCACCTTATTGTCGCTCATCGCAGAGTACCCACCGCTGGGTGTTGCTTCATGA
- the menD gene encoding 2-succinyl-5-enolpyruvyl-6-hydroxy-3-cyclohexene-1-carboxylic-acid synthase: MKHDQALLNRVWCQVLLEELRRFGVQQVCVAPGSRSTPLTLEADANPNLHLHTHFDERGLGYLALGLAKASGKPVAIIVTSGTAVANLLPAVAEAGLTGEKLVLLTADRPVELVDCGANQAIRQVGIFAPHVCAELDLPSPTTSIGLPWLLTSVDQVMHRQAAAGHAVHINCPFPEPLYSDGNKALYAEYLASIASWLRSEQVYSAQSLHLHNNLPIGEAWWQKKGLVVIGSLPLADAQAALVFAKRLGWPVLCDVQSGVSSEWAGYDLWLQNPKASAQLAQAELVVQFGSRLVSKRWNQWLPTQISSQCNYWYVFPQLERNNPAHLPQRHFVASAQQWQCQALSEWQGDSPHSGWADELKWYSQRSQWVAEKIANQPISELSLACQLGQWATSTTLFLGNSLFVRLADMVARLDGRAVFTNRGASGIDGLFATAAGVQRAQQQPLLMILGDTSALYDLNSLALFAHNPLPAVLVVVNNDGGAIFDLLPVPAQQRQSLYQMPHGFGFEFAARQFALAYARPQNMAQCGQMIKQHLASGQGTLLVEVKTAPLEASNDVKALCRAVAEL; encoded by the coding sequence ATGAAACACGACCAAGCGTTATTAAATCGGGTTTGGTGCCAAGTTCTGCTGGAAGAACTGCGCCGTTTTGGTGTGCAACAGGTGTGCGTAGCTCCGGGCTCTCGCTCGACGCCGTTGACCTTAGAAGCCGACGCCAACCCGAATCTCCATTTGCACACCCATTTTGATGAACGTGGATTGGGCTATTTGGCTCTCGGCTTAGCCAAAGCCAGTGGTAAGCCAGTAGCGATCATTGTCACTTCGGGAACCGCCGTCGCCAATTTGCTGCCAGCGGTGGCAGAAGCGGGCCTAACCGGGGAGAAACTGGTGCTGCTTACGGCCGATCGGCCTGTCGAGCTGGTGGATTGTGGCGCCAATCAAGCGATTCGCCAAGTAGGCATTTTCGCTCCCCATGTTTGCGCCGAGCTGGATTTGCCTAGCCCTACCACCTCGATTGGTCTGCCTTGGCTGCTGACTTCGGTTGATCAAGTCATGCACCGTCAAGCGGCCGCCGGGCACGCGGTGCACATCAATTGTCCTTTCCCTGAACCACTGTATTCTGATGGCAACAAAGCGCTCTACGCCGAGTATCTCGCATCGATTGCCTCGTGGTTGCGCAGTGAACAAGTTTATAGCGCGCAATCACTTCATCTGCACAACAACTTGCCCATTGGTGAGGCGTGGTGGCAGAAAAAAGGGCTGGTGGTGATTGGCAGTTTGCCTCTGGCCGATGCACAAGCGGCGTTGGTCTTCGCCAAGCGGCTTGGCTGGCCAGTGCTGTGTGATGTGCAAAGTGGCGTGAGCTCTGAATGGGCAGGGTATGACCTCTGGCTACAAAACCCCAAAGCCTCTGCGCAACTTGCGCAGGCGGAGTTGGTGGTTCAGTTTGGCAGTCGTCTGGTGTCAAAGCGCTGGAATCAGTGGCTACCAACGCAGATCTCGAGTCAATGCAACTATTGGTATGTCTTTCCTCAGTTGGAGCGAAACAACCCTGCACATCTCCCGCAGAGACACTTTGTCGCCAGCGCGCAGCAGTGGCAGTGCCAAGCACTGAGTGAATGGCAAGGAGACTCGCCGCATTCGGGCTGGGCAGACGAGCTGAAATGGTACTCACAGCGCAGCCAATGGGTCGCCGAAAAAATTGCCAACCAGCCAATCAGTGAGCTCTCTCTTGCCTGCCAACTTGGGCAATGGGCAACGAGTACAACGCTTTTTCTGGGCAACAGTTTATTTGTGCGCTTAGCGGATATGGTGGCTCGGTTAGATGGCCGGGCTGTGTTTACCAATCGCGGCGCGTCGGGTATTGATGGCCTGTTTGCCACCGCAGCGGGTGTGCAGCGCGCGCAGCAACAGCCGCTTTTGATGATTTTGGGTGACACTTCTGCGCTGTATGATCTCAACTCCTTAGCGCTGTTTGCCCACAATCCACTCCCCGCGGTGCTGGTGGTGGTGAATAATGATGGCGGAGCGATTTTTGATCTCTTGCCTGTTCCCGCGCAGCAAAGGCAAAGTTTGTATCAAATGCCGCACGGCTTTGGTTTTGAGTTCGCTGCCCGCCAGTTTGCTTTGGCCTATGCTCGGCCACAAAACATGGCGCAATGCGGGCAAATGATTAAGCAGCATTTGGCCTCTGGCCAAGGCACCTTGCTAGTGGAAGTGAAAACCGCGCCACTTGAAGCCAGCAACGATGTTAAGGCTCTTTGCCGTGCCGTTGCCGAGCTCTAG
- the menH gene encoding 2-succinyl-6-hydroxy-2,4-cyclohexadiene-1-carboxylate synthase has product MLRLFAVPLPSSSVTAPTLVYLHGLLGSSADWAALQGCLTEFEHVAIDLPGHGVHQAVRCQDALACGEFVAQQMQSMIKPGTPLILLGYSLGARIVMQSLVSRLFAQLNLQGVILEGGHFGLACVSEREERLRADTRWANRFRREPIEQVLSDWYQQPVFSSLNHEQRQTLITKRSANLGAAVADMLLSTSLGKQANLLADIQALSLPVHYVCGAKDTKFSTLALQSGLPCTPISQAGHNVHQEQPMAFAKTVRAFIQSVYQR; this is encoded by the coding sequence ATGTTAAGGCTCTTTGCCGTGCCGTTGCCGAGCTCTAGTGTGACCGCGCCCACCTTGGTCTATTTACATGGCTTGCTTGGCAGCAGCGCCGATTGGGCGGCGCTGCAAGGTTGCCTCACTGAGTTTGAGCACGTCGCTATCGACTTGCCCGGCCATGGCGTTCACCAAGCCGTGCGTTGCCAAGATGCCCTCGCATGCGGCGAGTTTGTCGCGCAGCAAATGCAATCAATGATTAAGCCCGGCACGCCCCTGATTTTGCTCGGATATTCGCTTGGTGCGCGCATTGTGATGCAAAGTCTGGTGAGTCGACTGTTTGCCCAACTGAATCTGCAAGGGGTCATTTTGGAAGGTGGCCATTTTGGCCTTGCTTGCGTCTCAGAGCGAGAAGAGCGGCTACGAGCGGATACGCGCTGGGCAAATCGCTTTCGCCGCGAACCCATTGAGCAGGTATTGTCCGATTGGTATCAACAGCCGGTATTTTCCTCACTAAACCATGAGCAAAGACAAACTCTGATAACAAAACGTAGTGCTAATCTTGGCGCTGCCGTTGCAGATATGCTGTTATCGACTTCTCTTGGCAAGCAAGCGAACTTGCTAGCCGATATCCAGGCTCTTTCGCTGCCAGTGCATTATGTATGCGGTGCAAAAGACACGAAATTTAGCACATTGGCGTTGCAAAGCGGTTTGCCTTGTACGCCAATCAGTCAGGCGGGCCACAACGTTCATCAGGAACAGCCTATGGCGTTCGCGAAAACGGTCCGCGCATTTATTCAATCGGTTTATCAACGATAA
- the menB gene encoding 1,4-dihydroxy-2-naphthoyl-CoA synthase, with the protein MAKTVGITEAELYAPVSWNDCSAGYEDIHYHKSEDGIAKITIARPQVRNAFRPQTVKEMIQALADARYDSNVGVIILTGLGEDAFCSGGDQKIRGDYGGYKDDSGVHHLNVLDFQRDIRTCPKPVIASVAGWAVGGGHVLHMMCDLTIAADNAQFGQTGPKVGSFDGGWGASYMARIVGQKKAREIWFLCRFYNAQEALDMGLVNTVVPVEELEKETVRWCREVLQHSPMALRCLKAALNADCDGQAGLQELAGNATMMFYMTDEGQEGRNAFNEKRRPDFNKFPRNP; encoded by the coding sequence ATGGCTAAAACCGTAGGCATCACCGAAGCAGAACTCTACGCCCCAGTCAGTTGGAACGACTGCAGCGCAGGCTATGAAGATATTCACTATCACAAGTCGGAAGATGGCATTGCTAAAATCACCATCGCGCGTCCTCAAGTGCGTAATGCATTTCGCCCGCAAACCGTTAAAGAGATGATCCAAGCGCTTGCAGATGCTCGCTATGACTCTAACGTCGGTGTGATTATTTTGACCGGTCTAGGTGAAGACGCGTTCTGTTCTGGCGGTGACCAAAAGATTCGCGGCGATTACGGCGGCTATAAAGATGACTCCGGAGTTCACCACCTAAATGTGCTTGATTTCCAACGTGATATTCGCACTTGTCCGAAACCCGTTATTGCGTCTGTCGCAGGTTGGGCGGTCGGTGGTGGTCACGTGCTTCATATGATGTGTGACTTAACCATTGCCGCTGACAACGCGCAATTTGGTCAAACTGGCCCTAAAGTTGGCTCATTTGACGGAGGGTGGGGCGCTTCCTACATGGCGCGCATCGTCGGTCAGAAAAAAGCGCGTGAGATTTGGTTCTTGTGCCGCTTCTATAACGCGCAAGAAGCGTTGGACATGGGCCTAGTGAATACCGTTGTCCCTGTTGAAGAATTGGAAAAAGAGACGGTGCGCTGGTGCCGCGAAGTGCTGCAACATAGCCCAATGGCTCTGCGCTGTCTGAAAGCGGCCCTCAACGCCGATTGCGATGGCCAAGCGGGGCTTCAAGAGTTAGCGGGTAACGCCACCATGATGTTCTACATGACCGATGAAGGTCAGGAAGGACGTAACGCTTTTAACGAGAAGCGTCGACCTGATTTCAATAAGTTCCCGCGCAATCCTTAA
- the menC gene encoding o-succinylbenzoate synthase, whose translation MKSAKLFRYTLPMDSGVILRDEKLTERVGYVVELNQNGQRSYGEIAPLPGFSLESVEEAGIQAQAQLELWLAGQALEFDALYPSVAFGLSMALLELSGALPVEGNYLAAPLCTGDPDELLPILSAMPGDKVAKVKVGLYEPIRDGMLVNLFLESIPDLTLRLDANRAWTPEKANKFAQYVTPSLRQRIVFIEEPCQKPGDSLSFAINTGIAIAWDETLQEAVKRDDFRLEDLTGVKAIVIKPTLIGSVQRCIGLIERAQALGIKAVISSSLESSLGLSQLARLSHWKLPNVTPGLDTIGLFKAQLQMAWPSCELPVTPLSEQNLVWQS comes from the coding sequence ATGAAATCAGCCAAACTTTTTCGTTATACGCTGCCGATGGACAGCGGTGTGATTTTAAGAGATGAAAAGCTGACAGAGCGAGTCGGCTATGTTGTTGAGCTAAACCAGAATGGGCAACGAAGCTACGGTGAAATCGCCCCTTTACCCGGTTTTAGTCTCGAGTCGGTAGAAGAGGCGGGCATTCAGGCGCAAGCCCAGCTTGAACTTTGGCTAGCCGGGCAAGCGTTAGAGTTTGATGCTTTGTATCCTTCGGTCGCGTTTGGTCTGTCGATGGCGCTGTTGGAGCTTTCGGGAGCGCTACCTGTCGAGGGGAATTACCTTGCTGCGCCCTTATGTACTGGCGATCCTGACGAACTGCTGCCTATTTTGAGTGCCATGCCAGGAGACAAGGTAGCAAAAGTCAAAGTCGGTTTGTATGAGCCGATCCGTGACGGCATGCTGGTCAATCTGTTTTTGGAAAGCATCCCAGATCTCACGCTGCGTCTGGACGCCAACCGTGCTTGGACGCCAGAAAAAGCCAACAAATTTGCCCAATATGTTACCCCCTCTCTACGTCAGCGCATCGTTTTCATTGAAGAACCGTGTCAAAAGCCGGGCGACAGTTTGTCGTTTGCCATTAACACCGGTATCGCCATTGCGTGGGATGAGACTTTGCAAGAAGCGGTGAAGCGAGACGATTTTCGTCTGGAAGATTTAACGGGCGTGAAAGCGATCGTCATCAAACCGACCTTGATTGGCTCTGTGCAACGCTGTATCGGGTTGATCGAGCGTGCTCAGGCGCTTGGTATCAAAGCGGTTATCAGTTCAAGCCTTGAATCGAGCTTAGGTTTGAGCCAGTTGGCTCGGTTGTCCCACTGGAAACTGCCGAATGTCACCCCGGGATTAGATACCATTGGCCTGTTTAAAGCACAGTTGCAAATGGCGTGGCCGAGTTGTGAACTGCCAGTGACTCCTTTGTCTGAGCAGAACTTGGTTTGGCAGTCATGA
- the menE gene encoding o-succinylbenzoate--CoA ligase: MNNITVPAALPMWRHWAQTTPFSQALKLPACSLTWQQLAQVVDSYAGFLAEQGVTSDEVVTLIGKNRPESVLLCLAAQQLGALVAFVMPAPAKVLTAKLNALYRPEQRRFIYCTAFGDCPEVDVQQDWAQLPRFHPQLLHMAASDTEPMAYHSSRLASVLFTSGSTGAAKALAHTHAQHFASAQGLLQEFPFTSQDCWLLSLPLYHVAGVAIVYRWLLAGATLKIGQGALADDILSVTHASLVATQLKRLLDADASLSLTHVLLGGSHVEHSLATRAQQQGIETWLGYGMTEAASTVTAKAIDGMSNAGHVLKNRQVKLVDGRIYIAGQTLAQGYYYQGGLTPLTDEQGWFDSKDLGEWQDEELRIVGRADNLFISGGENIHCEEIESALCQHAEIAAAIAVPIADAEFGHRPVAVLQTTALFAKPTYDAHLMGKLEKFKWPVAYYLWPVSLQSGAIKPARHEIKQWLEQRLAEGRLAN, translated from the coding sequence ATGAACAACATCACAGTGCCTGCGGCACTGCCGATGTGGCGCCATTGGGCGCAAACAACCCCTTTTTCGCAGGCGCTGAAGCTGCCTGCTTGCTCACTCACTTGGCAGCAATTAGCCCAAGTGGTGGATAGCTACGCTGGATTCTTAGCAGAACAAGGCGTTACAAGCGACGAGGTGGTGACGCTGATTGGCAAAAATCGTCCGGAAAGTGTCTTGCTCTGTTTAGCCGCGCAGCAGTTAGGCGCTTTGGTGGCGTTTGTTATGCCTGCTCCAGCGAAGGTGCTGACAGCAAAACTCAACGCTCTTTATCGCCCTGAGCAGCGCCGTTTTATCTATTGCACGGCTTTTGGCGATTGCCCAGAGGTCGACGTTCAGCAAGATTGGGCTCAACTGCCACGTTTTCATCCGCAACTGCTGCACATGGCTGCATCTGACACGGAGCCGATGGCGTATCATTCCTCTCGCTTGGCAAGCGTGCTTTTTACCTCGGGCTCGACTGGCGCGGCCAAAGCGCTGGCGCACACTCATGCACAGCACTTTGCTTCTGCGCAGGGTTTACTGCAAGAGTTCCCCTTCACCTCGCAAGATTGCTGGCTGCTCTCTCTGCCGCTCTACCACGTTGCTGGCGTCGCCATTGTTTATCGTTGGTTGCTGGCTGGCGCGACGCTGAAAATAGGCCAGGGTGCACTTGCCGACGACATATTGTCGGTCACGCACGCTTCTCTGGTGGCAACGCAGCTTAAGCGCTTGCTGGATGCTGATGCCAGTCTATCGCTCACGCATGTCCTTCTGGGGGGCAGCCATGTTGAGCATTCGCTTGCAACCCGAGCGCAACAGCAAGGGATTGAAACTTGGCTCGGCTATGGCATGACTGAAGCGGCTTCAACCGTTACGGCCAAGGCAATCGATGGTATGAGCAATGCTGGGCATGTGCTGAAAAATCGCCAAGTGAAATTGGTTGATGGGCGGATTTATATTGCCGGACAAACCTTGGCGCAAGGCTACTACTATCAAGGTGGATTAACGCCTCTTACCGATGAGCAAGGCTGGTTTGACAGCAAAGATCTTGGTGAATGGCAGGATGAGGAGCTGCGGATCGTCGGCCGAGCGGACAACTTGTTTATCTCCGGCGGAGAAAACATCCATTGCGAAGAGATTGAAAGTGCGCTGTGTCAGCACGCTGAGATCGCCGCTGCGATCGCGGTACCGATTGCCGACGCCGAGTTTGGCCATCGCCCTGTCGCGGTGTTACAAACCACGGCACTCTTCGCCAAGCCAACCTACGATGCGCACTTAATGGGTAAGCTCGAAAAATTCAAGTGGCCAGTCGCTTATTATCTATGGCCCGTCTCACTACAAAGTGGCGCGATTAAACCAGCGCGCCATGAGATCAAACAGTGGTTGGAGCAAAGACTCGCAGAGGGTCGTTTGGCGAATTAG
- a CDS encoding YeiH family protein → MALVIGFLLASCGYVPSHLPISTYTKKLLAYSIIGLGFGIHFEQALAVTADGIGLIVATIFGTLSLGWLIAKMIRLESTTAYLISTGTAICGGSAIAAVAPAIKAKDDQIALALATVFVLNSLALFLFPVIGHALDLDQQTFGTWAAIAIHDTSSVVGAASAYGEQALTTATTLKLARALWIVPIALLSAWLFQRKGDNQAKRVVIPYFILWYCAAIGISDTLPQFDWIYQGIFAVAKQALVVCLFLIGCSISVEKLKRAGAKPLLFGVGLWLVISSTSLGWLLLR, encoded by the coding sequence ATGGCACTGGTGATCGGCTTTCTCCTCGCAAGCTGTGGCTACGTACCCTCGCATCTCCCCATCTCGACTTACACCAAAAAGCTCCTCGCTTACTCGATTATTGGCCTCGGTTTTGGCATTCATTTCGAGCAAGCATTAGCCGTCACTGCCGATGGTATCGGGTTAATTGTTGCCACCATTTTTGGCACGCTGAGCTTAGGTTGGTTAATAGCCAAGATGATCAGACTAGAAAGCACTACCGCTTATCTGATCTCGACAGGTACGGCGATTTGCGGTGGCAGCGCTATTGCCGCCGTGGCGCCTGCGATTAAAGCGAAAGACGATCAGATCGCTCTCGCCCTAGCGACCGTATTCGTGCTCAACTCTCTGGCGCTGTTCCTGTTTCCGGTGATTGGTCACGCGCTCGATTTAGATCAACAGACATTTGGCACTTGGGCGGCGATTGCCATTCACGACACCTCTTCCGTCGTTGGTGCCGCTTCGGCTTATGGAGAGCAAGCACTCACCACGGCAACAACGTTAAAATTGGCGAGAGCGCTCTGGATAGTACCGATTGCGCTTCTCAGCGCTTGGTTATTTCAGCGCAAAGGCGACAACCAAGCAAAACGCGTCGTTATCCCCTATTTTATTTTGTGGTACTGCGCGGCAATTGGCATCAGCGATACCCTGCCGCAATTTGACTGGATCTATCAAGGTATCTTTGCCGTAGCGAAACAGGCATTGGTTGTGTGTCTATTTTTGATTGGGTGCAGTATTTCAGTGGAAAAACTCAAAAGAGCGGGCGCAAAACCGCTGCTGTTTGGCGTTGGTTTGTGGCTGGTGATATCGAGCACATCACTCGGTTGGCTGCTGCTCCGTTAG